One region of Drosophila subobscura isolate 14011-0131.10 chromosome J, UCBerk_Dsub_1.0, whole genome shotgun sequence genomic DNA includes:
- the LOC117892908 gene encoding WD repeat-containing protein 78 → MSLYSDRSTAPPTAVSSARETERLTGMVESKSKKSVQVAHSMSGPLKTKKEDHEHYYNQEIASDLQFRSQIKVVEEIDGEEVDMTPKPIQTNVHAEQFMRFNLNFLQQMSNMVTVHSRRSSRRRSSMRNKQSIDDLMNGINLETITFDQSDSDKGDEEYVPQPFKKSFVKITLRKSDFFELHSQCSSTAAKGTADGDEAERDNRLYDYLTAGKGKVRRRSENQAQTDTMLTTTRAVNTILVTQATVGSYVSNFEMYDTVHNMHRKFSTMRSLQSVAKDQEAQTTDMLDDDEHKEQHGKVMSEMEKLLSSAEFRNAVMYMGRSLSSNMNEGGMKRFRNFQKIDRCAPDAKYIYSMKLLFRLMPVPSRNERKAVSDISFCRSNGDIVAVAYGLYSFSSQQVPESGSVFVWSIKNPGEPERAFYYQTPVTAICFSPYLPSLLAIGLYDGTVQVRDVSSLTDTPIAISQRSTSPGCAPVVAIRWIKQVEESTSVDFDIDPFLSLSQDGSVTRFRIIKSPFLLGFNQMTLERVEGHPEGIMVPISPLLTCESNRHPQGLNLTIHPVHKDIYYVLTDEGCIHKCSINYQHQYLEVLKCHDGGVNVMEFCPWSPKLFLTCGNDWYVRVWIDGITRPLMELTDEMTPVHWASWSPTHSTIIVSVNRDTADVWDIRRSILKPMSRHDMDSSFNTVAQFSNCGRTLVVGNERGNTLFQALNDMPFEPHFQYDELEKSIFKAIGNDHELLMELKSFGFFGYPNKSCVR, encoded by the exons ATGAGCCTCTATTCAGATCGGAGCACAGCTCCGCCTACGGCCGTGAGTTCGGCGCGTGAAACCGAAAGA CTCACAGGAATGGTCGAGTCCAAGTCTAAGAAGTCCGTTCAGGTGGCACATTCCATGTCCGGGCCATTAAAAACGAAGAAGGAAGATCATGAGCATTACTACAATCAAGAAATAGCTTCCGATCTGCAGTTTCGTTCACAAATCAAG GTGGTGGAGGAAATCGATGGCGAGGAGGTGGACATGACACCAAAGCCCATACAGACCAACGTACATGCCGAGCAATTTATGCGCTTCAATCTGAACTTTCTCCAACAAATGTCGAATATGGTGACAGTGCACTCCAGAAGGTCCTCGCGGAGACGCTCCAGCATGCGCAACAAGCAGTCCATCGATGATCTAATGAATGGG ATCAACTTGGAGACCATCACATTTGACCAGAGCGACAGTGACAAAGGCGACGAGGAGTATGTGCCACAGCCCTTCAAGAAGTCCTTTGTGAAGATAACTCTCCGCAAGTCGGACTTCTTTGAGCTGCACTCGCAGTGCAGCAGCACCGCGGCCAAGGGCACAGCCGATGGCGATGAGGCGGAGCGGGACAATCGTTTGTACGACTATTTGACAGCGGGCAAGGGCAAGGTACGTCGCCGTTCCGAGAACCAAGCACAGACGGACACTATGTTGACCACCACGCGGGCGGTGAACACCATTCTGGTGACCCAGGCGACGGTTGGCTCCTACGTGTCCAACTTTGAGATGTACGACACGGTGCACAATATGCACCGCAAGTTCTCCACAATGCGGAGCCTGCAGAGCGTGGCGAAGGACCAGGAAGCGCAGACCACAGACATGCTCGACGATGACGAGCACAAGGAACAGCACGGCAAGGTGATGTCCGAAATGGAGAAGCTGCTGAGCAGCGCGGAGTTCAGGAATGCCGTCATGTACATGGGTCGCTCCCTCTCCAGCAACATGAACGAGGGCGGCATGAAGCGCTTTCGCAACTTTCAGAAGATCGATCGCTGCGCCCCGGATGCCAAATACATTTACTCCATGAAGCTGCTGTTCCGCCTGATGCCGGTGCCCAGTCGGAACGAGCGGAAGGCCGTCAGCGACATAAGCTTCTGCCGCAGCAACGGCGACATTGTGGCCGTGGCCTATGGCCTCTATTCGTTCTCCTCGCAGCAGGTGCCCGAGTCTGGCAGTGTCTTCGTTTGGAGCATCAAGAATCCAGGGGAGCCGGAGCGCGCGTTTTACTACCAGACACCCGTGACTGCCATTTGCTTCTCTCCGTATCTGCCctcgctgctggccattgGACTCTATGATGGCACTGTGCAGGTGCGGGATGTGAGCAGCCTGACGGACACACCCATTGCCATATCGCAGCGCAGCACCTCGCCGGGCTGTGCGCCCGTGGTGGCCATACGCTGGATCAAGCAGGTGGAGGAGTCCACCAGTGTGGACTTTGACATCGATCCCTTTCTGAGTCTGTCGCAGGACGGCTCCGTCACTCGTTTTCGCATCATCAAGAGCCCCTTTCTGCTGGGCTTCAATCAGATGACTCTCGAGCGCGTCGAGGGCCATCCCGAGGGCATTATGGTGCCCATATCGCCGCTGTTGACCTGCGAATCGAATCGACATCCGCAGGGACTCAACCTCACGATCCATCCGGTGCACAAGGACATCTACTACGTGCTCACCGACGAGGGGTGCATCCACAAGTGCTCCATCAACTATCAGCATCAGTATCTGGAGGTCCTCAAGTGCCACGATGGCGGCGTTAATGTCATGGAGTTCTGTCCCTGGTCGCCCAAGCTCTTCCTCACCTGTGGCAATGATTG GTACGTTCGCGTGTGGATTGATGGCATCACGCGTCCCCTGATGGAATTGACGGATGAGATGACGCCCGTGCACTGGGCCAGCTGGAGTCCCACACACTCCACGATCATTGTGTCGGTGAACCGCGATACAGCGGATGTCTGGGACATAAGACGCAGCATACTAAAGCCCATGTCCAGACATGATATGGATTCATCCTTCAATACAGTGGCCCA ATTCTCCAACTGTGGACGCACTCTCGTGGTAGGCAACGAGCGTGGCAATACTCTCTTCCAGGCACTCAACGACATGCCCTTTGAGCCACACTTTCAGTACGATGAGCTTGAGAAATCCATTTTCAAGGCCATTGGCAACGATCACGAGTTGCTGATGGAACTCAAGAGCTTCGGCTTCTTTGGTTATCCAAACAAGAGCTGTGTCAGGTAG
- the LOC117892909 gene encoding DC-STAMP domain-containing protein 2: protein METRHAVWTFKVVVPIVLCGYICGLVLTLVWYEWHPALRRQDLNARWLTVVGLALLLIVLFYGRPVRCILTLAIPSLCSSRGRAFLIALAFFLAAIGPTANILANLKVMLRSMACGQELLRQALGQMLDVVMEPAKSIKMAIELMLDEVRRVLKQVLETLLRIQEYLLIIIGTLKNCLAWLESIVDMCNEEMDTPWARCKQAALSAMSKCQEKLGVFKPICHVTQVFLALCYPAKIIDVFCTGFWDVQWELLDKVMEQYHLFVGHIREMFDVKIAFEHDFHFNTNSSRDLSEVGEEIVQDINKRLKPLMFMFGWLDLLCYILIVAVFIKAIYFYVRYMHSLEYRNVYLTESIYAIERTREQHGDELLLPLKRLERRKYIKLTSPRLTSSECLDIVGNSFFMIFTSLQLFSICFLDYSLFWLLATMSYYGHQESGLEVPAYIDLQIKGGGFVADIMRGISNGFRPLTQKTVLDTSHCLPLPVEPNYWRYAEILGLCLISWLVLLTEPYFLRLRHAIMRCFYPERDHERALYLHNKILTERISVFKFARRQVRAAFMYQDHEGHITCLNWLRGKVNRCCCCACLLGAMSGDVCIICAKSLSSSTRIDCATQGCKGVYCPACFSESNNKCCLCHRPIDYGDLSDFSEVQDSSDDPEAESFTQQQARLECGGYSKQRRKKQP, encoded by the exons ATGGAAACTAGACACGCCGTGTGGACATTTAAAGTTGTTGTGCCTATTGTTCTATGTGGCTATATTTGTGGCTTAGTTTTAACACTCGTGTGGTATGAATGGCATCCGGCGCTAAGAAGGCAAGACCTGAACGCACGTTGGCTGACAGTTGTGGGCCTGGCATTGCTCTTAATTGTTCTCTTCTATGGGCGTCCCGTCAG GTGCATACTGACTCTGGCCATTCCCTCCTTGTGCAGCTCCCGCGGACGCGCTTTTCTGATAGCTCTGGCCTTCTTCCTGGCGGCCATTGGGCCGACTGCCAATATCCTCGCCAATCTGAAGGTGATGTTGCGCAGCATGGCCTGTGGGCAAGAGCTGCTGCGACAGGCTCTGGGCCAAATGCTGGATGTAGTAATGGAACCAGCAAAGTCCATCAAAATGGCCATAGAACTGATGTTGGACGAGGTGCGTCGAGTGCTGAAGCAAGTTCTGGAGACTCTGCTGCGCATCCAAGAGTACCTGCTCATCATCA TTGGAACCCTCAAGAACTGCTTGGCCTGGCTGGAATCCATTGTGGACATGTGCAACGAGGAGATGGACACACCGTGGGCACGCTGCAAACAGGCTGCCCTTAGTGCCATGAGCAAGTGCCAGGAGAAATTGGGTGTCTTCAAGCCCATCTGTCATGTGACCCAAGTGTTTCTGGCCCTGTGCTATCCGGCAAAGATAATCGACGTCTTTTGCACTGGCTTCTGGGATGTACAGTGGGAGCTGCTGGACAAGGTCATGGAGC AGTACCATTTGTTTGTGGGCCACATCAGGGAAATGTTTGATGTTAAAATCGCATTTGAACACGACTTCCATTTCAACACCAATTCCTCGCGGGATCTCTCGGAGGTGGGCGAAGAGATTGTCCAGGATATCAACAAGCGATTGAAGCCATTGATGTTCATGTTCGGCTGGCTGGATCTGCTCTGCTACATCTTGATTGTGGCTGTGTTTATTAA GGCCATCTACTTCTATGTCCGCTACATGCACAGTCTGGAGTATCGGAATGTTTATTTAACTGAATCCATTTATGCCATCGAGAGGACCAGGGAGCAGCACGGAGAcgagctgctgttgccgctgaaACGACTTGAAAGAAGAAAGTACATTAAG CTCACCAGTCCGCGCCTCACCTCCTCCGAGTGTCTGGATATTGTGGGCAACTCATTTTTCATGATTTTCACCTCCCTGCAGCTGTTCtccatttgctttttggaCTACAGcctcttctggctgctggccaccatGTCGTACTATGGCCATCAGGAGTCAGGACTGGAGGTGCCTGCCTACATCGATCTGCAGATTAAAGGAGGAGGATTTGTGGCTGATATAATGAGAGGAATTTCCAATGGCTTTCGGCCACTCACCCAGAAAACTGTCTTGGACACGAGCCactgtctgccactgcccgtGGAGCCGAACTATTGGAGATATGCTGAGATCCTGGGACTCTGTTTGATCTCCTGGCTGGTTCTGCTGACGGAGCCGTACTTTCTGCGCCTTCGTCATGCGATTATGCGCTGCTTCTACCCCGAGAGAGACCATGAGAGAGCGCTCTATCTGCACAATAAGATCTTGACTGAGCGCATAAGCGTATTCAAGTTCGCACGTCGACAGGTACGAGCTGCCTTCATGTACCAGGATCACGAAGGGCACATCACTTGCCTCAACTGGCTGAGGGGCAAGGTGAATCG gtgctgctgttgtgcctgTCTGCTGGGTGCCATGAGTGGTGATGTCTGCATTATTTGCGCCAAGTCCTTGAGCTC CTCCACCCGCATAGATTGCGCCACCCAGGGCTGCAAAGGTGTGTACTGCCCGGCGTGTTTCAGTGAGTCGAACAACAAATGCTGCCTGTGCCATCGACCCATAGATTATGGCGATCTAAGTGATTTCTCTGAAGTGCA GGACTCTTCAGATGATCCTGAGGCAGAATCTTTTACGCAGCAGCAAGCTAGATTAGAGTGTGGCGGATACAGCAagcaaagaaggaaaaagCAGCCAtag